One genomic segment of Mytilus galloprovincialis chromosome 5, xbMytGall1.hap1.1, whole genome shotgun sequence includes these proteins:
- the LOC143075250 gene encoding uncharacterized protein LOC143075250: protein MKIMLINIVMMIFAVDKVSPSASWKLTTLPVSFGKDVILWCSMGEKKENKFSKQRTDLRQWTGGQQYDLLCMDNKCLNPFKYEMLTRNNTQDFGLLIHNLSESDLDCQYTCSCGFSDFTKNLSVEPKHVMSLPANETSTTFGKNISNDKMEIEIMLYKVNPVPHCSALFKGQFINETTVTVMKWYKYYYDVKVIYSFAVDDVDCEGRLQILCNLVYRNVTIFDEYMDICQEEASMLTMTLLVIGFSGCVIILSICIWLTKRRKDRFGVRCWTKEKKTQVEKINVNQVQLLTPSEKYQQEKETSTMMKI from the exons atgaaaataatgttgattaaCATTGTTATGATGATATTCGCTGTGGATAAAGTATCTCCGTCAG CTTCGTGGAAACTAACAACCTTGCCCGTTAGCTTTGGAAAAGACGTTATTTTGTGGTGCTCCATGGGTGAGAAAAAGGAAAACAAGTTTTCAAAACAAAGAACAGATCTTCGACAGTGGACAGGAGGCCAACAATACGATTTGCTTTGTATGGATAATAAATGCCTAAATCCATTTAAGTATGAAATGTTAACACGAAATAACACTCAAGATTTTGGGTTATTAATTCATAATTTAAGTGAATCAGATTTGGATTGTCAATACACGTGTTCATGTGGATTTTCTGATTTCACTAAGAATCTATCTGTGGAACCAAAACATGTTATGT CTCTACCAGCAAATGAAACATCAACAACATTTGGAAAAAATATCAGCAATGACAAAATGGAGATAGAAATTATGCTTTATAAGGTGAACCCTGTTCCGCATTGTTCAGCACTATTTAAG ggtcagtttatcaatgagacaaccgtTACTGTTATGAAATGGTACAAATATTATTACGATGTTAAAGTGATTTATAGTTTTGCTGTTGACGATGTCGATTGTGAAGGTAGACTGCAAATACTGTGCAACCTTGTGTATCGTAATGTTACCATTTTTGACGAATACATGGATATATGTCAGG AAGAAGCAAGCATGCTGACAATGACTTTACTAGTCATCGGATTTTCAGGATGTGTTATAATATTGTCTATTTGCATATGGTTGACTAAAA GACGTAAGGATCGGTTTGGTGTGCGATGTTGGACCAAAGAAAAAAAGACACAAGTGGAAAAGATAAATGTCAATCAAGTGCAATTACTTACTCCTTCAGAAAAATACCAACAGGAAAAGGAAACATCAACAATGATGAAAATCTAG